In one Mustela lutreola isolate mMusLut2 chromosome 8, mMusLut2.pri, whole genome shotgun sequence genomic region, the following are encoded:
- the LOC131839878 gene encoding rab15 effector protein-like has translation MGQNSSQQLPPKDSKEDSSICEVVSEAIVHAARKVREYLGFEDPLSNLCPASNTLNEIFLIHFITFCQDKGVDEWLTTTKMTKHQAVLFGADWIWTFWGADKQIRLQLAVQTLQMSSLPPVASQPCDMSPPESRAGGSSRKRSRFDKLEEFCHLIGDDCLGLFIIFGVPGKPKDIRGVVLDSVKSETVRGQLPGRKAVAQFVLETEECVPIRKLLGNCLSKKDGLREVGKVYISII, from the coding sequence ATGGGGCAAAACTCATCGCAACAGTTGCCTCCGAAGGACAGCAAAGAGGATTCCAGCATCTGTGAGGTTGTCAGCGAGGCTATAGTCCATGCAGCTCGGAAAGTGAGGGAGTATCTTGGATTCGAAGATCCTCTGAGCAATCTGTGCCCAGCTTCCAACACTCTGAACGAGATCTTCTTAATCCACTTCATCACTTTCTGCCAAGACAAGGGAGTGGATGAATGGCTCACCACCACCAAGATGACCAAGCACCAAGCTGTACTGTTCGGGGCAGACTGGATTTGGACTTTCTGGGGAGCCGACAAACAGATCAGGCTTCAGCTGGCAGTGCAAACTCTGCAGatgtcttccctccctcctgtggcaTCTCAGCCCTGTGACATGTCCCCTCCAGAATCCAGGGCAGGGGGGTCTTCCAGGAAGAGAAGTCGATTTGATAAGCTTGAAGAATTCTGTCACTTGATAGGAGATGACTGTCTGGGCCTGTTTATCATCTTTGGGGTGCCAGGTAAGCCCAAAGACATCAGAGGAGTAGTCCTGGACAGTGTCAAAAGTGAGACCGTGCGGGGCCAGTTGCCAGGACGGAAGGCCGTGGCACAGTTTGTCCTGGAAACGGAAGAGTGTGTGCCCATCAGAAAGCTGCTGGGGAACTGTCTGAGTAAGAAAGATGGGCTGAGAGAGGTGGGCAAGGTTTATATTAGCATCATCTGA